Proteins from one Cicer arietinum cultivar CDC Frontier isolate Library 1 chromosome 3, Cicar.CDCFrontier_v2.0, whole genome shotgun sequence genomic window:
- the LOC101495850 gene encoding RNA-directed DNA methylation 4 isoform X1: MAESSSALPPPPPPPKPVVVRVKRKPFQSPLDAFWLEINERPLKRPLLDFGNLSISDSSQNVELHNKKVLVQHVETLSSAEVTLDLVQSFVEPGSTSASESKSKIEERKNFFKKFNKQDQLLFKAKQEKESSAKDARFEQIWKSRKGNKGTEGENALQEICQFYDIVRVDNEENTREVQQEDISLEDKKLLCSFLPLLKEVIPDAAADIEADISAHSKQEDYVYDLYTVTDEMIVEEESTYSYPLVQVDEEDFYDGPDNSDYETDDSNAEDNPANDYPDEISEEDEDSESESEESKHGRSSNELSDDDEDVDDEHNRFAKDGTSDPFFDEDFDDYEGQGVSNDEDEDDENSRWSYR; this comes from the exons ATGGCCGAAAGCTCTTCCGCTCTGCCTCCACCTCCACCCCCACCCAAACCAGTTGTCGTTAGGGTCAAACGAAAACCCTTTCAATCTCCACTTGATGCTTTCT GGTTGGAAATCAATGAGAGGCCATTGAAGCGTCCTCTCTTGGATTTTGGAAATCTTTCAATCTCCGATTCTTCTCAAAACG TGGAACTTCATAACAAGAAAGTTTTGGTGCAACATGTGGAGACGCTAAGCAGCGCTGAGGTCACTTTAGATCTTGTGCAATCATTTGTG GAACCTGGTTCCACAAGTGCCTCTGAATCTAAGTCAAAAATTGAGGAAAGGAAGAActtcttcaaaaaatttaat AAGCAAGATCAGCTCTTGTTTAAAGCTAAACAAGAAAAAGAG TCTTCAGCTAAAGATGCTCGCTTTGAGCAAATATGGAAGAGCAGGAAAGGTAACAAGGGGACAGAAGGTGAAAATGCATTACAAGAAATATGCCAGTTCTATGACATTGTTCGCGTTGACAATGAAGAAAACACTAGGGAGGTGCAACAGGA AGATATCTCCTTGGAGGATAAAAAACTTTTGTGTAGTTTCCTCCCTTTACTAAAAGAGGTTATTCCCGATGCTGCTGCAGATATTGAAGCTGATATAAGTGCTCATTCCAAACAAG AGGACTATGTTTATGACCTCTACACTGTGACGGATGAGATGATCGTCGAAGAAGAATCTACATATTCTTATCCATT AGTTCAAGTTGATGAGGAAGATTTTTATGATGGGCCTGACAATTCGGATTATGAAACTGATGACTCAAATG CTGAAGACAATCCAGCTAATGATTATCCAGACGAGATTtcggaagaagatgaagattcTGAGTCTGAATCAGAAGAAAGCAAGCATGGCCGCTCTAGTAATGAATTGTCAGACGATGACGAGGATGTGGATGATGAACATAATCGTTTTGCTAAAGATGGTACATCTGATCCATTTTTTGATGAGGATTTTGATGATTATGAAGGCCAAGGTGTAAGCAACGATGAGGATGAGGATGATGAAAATTCAAGGTGGTCTTACCGATAA
- the LOC101495850 gene encoding RNA-directed DNA methylation 4 isoform X2, with product MAESSSALPPPPPPPKPVVVRVKRKPFQSPLDAFWLEINERPLKRPLLDFGNLSISDSSQNVELHNKKVLVQHVETLSSAEVTLDLVQSFVEPGSTSASESKSKIEERKNFFKKFNSSAKDARFEQIWKSRKGNKGTEGENALQEICQFYDIVRVDNEENTREVQQEDISLEDKKLLCSFLPLLKEVIPDAAADIEADISAHSKQEDYVYDLYTVTDEMIVEEESTYSYPLVQVDEEDFYDGPDNSDYETDDSNAEDNPANDYPDEISEEDEDSESESEESKHGRSSNELSDDDEDVDDEHNRFAKDGTSDPFFDEDFDDYEGQGVSNDEDEDDENSRWSYR from the exons ATGGCCGAAAGCTCTTCCGCTCTGCCTCCACCTCCACCCCCACCCAAACCAGTTGTCGTTAGGGTCAAACGAAAACCCTTTCAATCTCCACTTGATGCTTTCT GGTTGGAAATCAATGAGAGGCCATTGAAGCGTCCTCTCTTGGATTTTGGAAATCTTTCAATCTCCGATTCTTCTCAAAACG TGGAACTTCATAACAAGAAAGTTTTGGTGCAACATGTGGAGACGCTAAGCAGCGCTGAGGTCACTTTAGATCTTGTGCAATCATTTGTG GAACCTGGTTCCACAAGTGCCTCTGAATCTAAGTCAAAAATTGAGGAAAGGAAGAActtcttcaaaaaatttaat TCTTCAGCTAAAGATGCTCGCTTTGAGCAAATATGGAAGAGCAGGAAAGGTAACAAGGGGACAGAAGGTGAAAATGCATTACAAGAAATATGCCAGTTCTATGACATTGTTCGCGTTGACAATGAAGAAAACACTAGGGAGGTGCAACAGGA AGATATCTCCTTGGAGGATAAAAAACTTTTGTGTAGTTTCCTCCCTTTACTAAAAGAGGTTATTCCCGATGCTGCTGCAGATATTGAAGCTGATATAAGTGCTCATTCCAAACAAG AGGACTATGTTTATGACCTCTACACTGTGACGGATGAGATGATCGTCGAAGAAGAATCTACATATTCTTATCCATT AGTTCAAGTTGATGAGGAAGATTTTTATGATGGGCCTGACAATTCGGATTATGAAACTGATGACTCAAATG CTGAAGACAATCCAGCTAATGATTATCCAGACGAGATTtcggaagaagatgaagattcTGAGTCTGAATCAGAAGAAAGCAAGCATGGCCGCTCTAGTAATGAATTGTCAGACGATGACGAGGATGTGGATGATGAACATAATCGTTTTGCTAAAGATGGTACATCTGATCCATTTTTTGATGAGGATTTTGATGATTATGAAGGCCAAGGTGTAAGCAACGATGAGGATGAGGATGATGAAAATTCAAGGTGGTCTTACCGATAA